Proteins encoded together in one Thermoanaerobaculia bacterium window:
- a CDS encoding AI-2E family transporter has translation MPRARSLAFSIAAGALLAYLLWRIFAPFIGPIAWAAVLAILFMPAYRRLRRRLRRPDVAALTATVLTILLVVIPGALLTAALLKQGTHLYALVSDYVKTHRMSSAEDVFRIPVFRRVIEKVSGYFPVTTADVQVWLETGMKTMATRTAAVASSLAIGFLGVVASFFIMAFTLFFFFRDGEEMWRRVIAAIPTEREKTAALVAHLDSVLHAILVGTLLTALVQGALGGVGFAVLGLPSPVVFGAIMAFLSLLPVGGTAIVWAPAGIILLVQGHWGRGIGILAWGLLIVGLADNWLKPMIISGRSEMNTLPVFFGVMGGLAAFGFLGLFLGPIVVALGIAVWDTATAPVPPPEDARSRGA, from the coding sequence ATGCCGCGCGCCCGCTCGCTCGCGTTCTCGATCGCGGCGGGCGCGCTGCTCGCGTACCTCCTCTGGCGGATCTTCGCCCCTTTCATCGGTCCGATCGCGTGGGCCGCGGTGCTCGCGATCCTGTTCATGCCCGCGTACCGGCGGCTCCGGCGGCGGCTCCGCCGGCCCGACGTCGCGGCGCTCACCGCGACGGTGCTCACGATCCTCCTTGTCGTGATCCCGGGTGCCCTGCTCACCGCCGCGCTCCTCAAGCAGGGCACGCATCTCTACGCGCTCGTCTCCGACTACGTGAAGACCCACCGGATGAGCTCCGCGGAGGACGTGTTCCGGATCCCCGTCTTCCGGCGCGTCATCGAAAAGGTGTCCGGCTATTTCCCCGTCACGACCGCGGACGTTCAGGTCTGGCTCGAGACGGGGATGAAGACCATGGCCACGCGCACGGCGGCGGTCGCATCGAGCCTCGCGATCGGCTTCCTGGGCGTCGTCGCGTCCTTCTTCATCATGGCGTTCACGCTGTTCTTCTTCTTCCGGGACGGCGAGGAGATGTGGCGCCGCGTGATCGCCGCCATCCCGACGGAGCGCGAGAAGACGGCGGCGCTCGTCGCGCATCTCGATTCGGTCCTGCACGCGATCCTCGTCGGAACGCTCCTGACCGCGCTCGTCCAGGGGGCGCTCGGCGGCGTCGGCTTCGCCGTCCTCGGGCTCCCGTCCCCGGTCGTCTTCGGCGCGATCATGGCGTTCCTGTCGCTGCTCCCCGTCGGAGGGACGGCGATCGTCTGGGCGCCGGCCGGGATCATCCTCCTGGTGCAGGGACACTGGGGCCGGGGGATCGGGATCCTCGCGTGGGGATTGCTGATCGTCGGGCTCGCCGACAACTGGTTGAAGCCGATGATCATCTCGGGACGGTCAGAGATGAACACGCTTCCGGTGTTCTTCGGGGTGATGGGCGGTCTCGCGGCGTTCGGCTTCCTCGGCCTCTTCCTCGGCCCGATCGTCGTGGCGCTCGGGATCGCGGTGTGGGACACGGCCACGGCGCCCGTTCCCCCGCCGGAGGACGCTCGGTCGCGGGGCGCGTGA
- the queG gene encoding tRNA epoxyqueuosine(34) reductase QueG: protein MTASLEPPPSVAAPDGAQDRRRLRAIFARAARAEGFLRIGVAAAGPAPHAAELARWLDAGFHASMGYLERSRALRADARSLLPGARSVVVLSHAYPSPDPAAADGSRTARYALGEDYHRSLRRKCERVVEAVRAAGVDLSARIGVDSAPIAERDFAAAAGIGWVGKNGMILNREDGSWFLLCEIVTDLDLPLDSPEAERCGSCTRCLDACPTGAFPRPGVVDAARCLSYWTIEQRGTIPDEIVRKMNGWVFGCDVCQEVCPYNAAVDTGVLERRPATLTELVAARAAEWKRRFGDTPLARAGAAGMRRNAAAAAAGRGLRSLLPALEPLARGPHPVVAEQARRAIRALESA, encoded by the coding sequence ATGACGGCCTCGCTGGAGCCTCCGCCGAGCGTCGCCGCGCCCGACGGCGCGCAAGATCGGCGGCGGCTCCGGGCGATCTTCGCTCGCGCCGCCCGCGCCGAGGGATTCCTCCGGATCGGCGTCGCCGCCGCGGGTCCCGCCCCGCATGCCGCGGAGCTCGCCCGCTGGCTCGACGCCGGGTTTCACGCGTCGATGGGTTACCTCGAGCGGTCGCGCGCCCTCCGCGCCGATGCCCGCTCCCTGCTGCCCGGCGCCCGCTCGGTCGTCGTCCTGAGCCACGCGTACCCGTCCCCGGATCCGGCCGCGGCCGACGGCTCGCGCACCGCGCGGTACGCCCTCGGCGAGGACTATCACCGGAGCCTGCGCCGCAAGTGCGAGCGGGTCGTCGAGGCGGTGCGCGCCGCGGGAGTGGATCTCTCCGCCCGGATCGGCGTCGATTCCGCGCCGATCGCCGAGCGCGACTTCGCCGCCGCCGCGGGGATCGGATGGGTCGGCAAGAACGGGATGATCCTGAACCGGGAAGACGGCAGCTGGTTCCTCCTGTGCGAGATCGTGACGGACCTCGACCTTCCGCTCGACTCGCCGGAAGCCGAGCGCTGCGGCTCGTGCACGCGCTGCCTCGACGCGTGCCCGACCGGCGCGTTCCCGCGGCCCGGCGTCGTCGACGCGGCGCGCTGCCTCTCCTACTGGACGATCGAGCAGCGCGGGACGATTCCCGACGAGATCGTGCGGAAGATGAACGGATGGGTCTTCGGCTGCGACGTCTGCCAGGAGGTCTGCCCCTACAACGCCGCCGTCGACACGGGCGTGCTCGAGCGCCGCCCCGCGACCCTGACGGAGCTCGTCGCGGCCCGCGCCGCGGAATGGAAACGCCGCTTCGGCGACACGCCGCTCGCGCGCGCGGGGGCCGCGGGCATGCGGCGCAACGCGGCGGCCGCCGCGGCCGGACGGGGCCTGCGCTCCCTGCTGCCGGCGCTCGAACCGCTCGCGCGCGGGCCGCATCCGGTCGTCGCCGAGCAGGCCCGCCGAGCGATCCGCGCCCTCGAGAGCGCGTGA
- a CDS encoding (deoxy)nucleoside triphosphate pyrophosphohydrolase produces the protein MAASAPPLPLVLVVAAVVVRGDRVLLSRRPPGKHLAGLWEFPGGKVEEGETPEEALVREVREEVGVEIRRLRPYAFVHHAYPEKRILMLAYRCEAAGEPGDAELEWRWQPLAELDAASMPPADAPIVLSLREEAAA, from the coding sequence ATGGCCGCCTCCGCGCCGCCGCTCCCGCTCGTGCTGGTCGTCGCCGCGGTCGTCGTGCGCGGCGACCGGGTCCTCCTCTCGCGGCGGCCGCCCGGAAAGCACCTCGCGGGGCTGTGGGAGTTCCCCGGGGGCAAGGTCGAGGAGGGAGAGACGCCCGAGGAGGCCCTCGTCCGCGAGGTCCGCGAGGAGGTCGGCGTCGAGATCCGCCGGCTGCGGCCGTACGCGTTCGTGCACCACGCCTACCCGGAGAAGCGGATCCTGATGCTCGCCTATCGCTGCGAGGCGGCCGGCGAGCCCGGCGACGCCGAGCTCGAATGGCGCTGGCAGCCGCTCGCGGAGCTCGACGCCGCGTCGATGCCGCCGGCGGACGCCCCGATCGTGCTCTCGCTGCGGGAAGAGGCGGCGGCATGA
- a CDS encoding hemolysin family protein, with amino-acid sequence MTGSLLLFFALFFFFLLLSAFFAASETALVALGRIDLQHMRERKVRGAATVDRLKKHPARLLSAALIGQNLATSAASAVATVSAENLFGEKVGIAAAVVVSTILLFSLGEMMPKSLAAASPARVSLLVARPFEIFTRIVSPVAKVVIFVVNRVLALFGIPQTRPAMTEEEMKAVINIGHAEGLLEKEERERMVRVLEFGDRRVSEVMVPRPRIVAIPETASYAETHDLFSQHMFSRIPVYRDSLDNVVGILKAKDLFDLTPDQIASFTPARYASPPFLVPEFKSLDALFREMRRRKQHMAIAIDEYGGTAGLVTIEDAIEALLGSIQDEYDEEAPGFTKLDERTYILDGSFRLADLESRFGLQYPNAIDETVAGLLLQRFGRVPGKGDRLRGRQAEYVVLEASPSAIKRVKMILPRNSGAPATMP; translated from the coding sequence ATGACGGGGTCTCTGCTGCTCTTCTTCGCGCTGTTCTTCTTCTTCCTGCTCCTCTCGGCGTTCTTCGCCGCGTCCGAGACCGCGCTCGTGGCCCTGGGCCGCATCGACCTGCAGCACATGCGGGAACGGAAGGTCCGCGGCGCGGCGACGGTCGATCGGCTCAAGAAGCACCCCGCCCGGCTCCTTTCCGCCGCCCTGATCGGCCAGAACCTCGCGACATCGGCCGCGTCGGCGGTCGCGACCGTCTCCGCCGAGAACCTCTTCGGGGAGAAAGTCGGCATCGCCGCCGCCGTCGTCGTCTCGACGATCCTCCTCTTCTCGCTGGGCGAGATGATGCCCAAGTCCCTCGCCGCCGCCTCGCCGGCGCGCGTGTCCCTCCTCGTCGCGCGTCCCTTCGAGATTTTCACCCGGATCGTGAGTCCCGTCGCCAAGGTCGTGATCTTCGTCGTCAACCGGGTCCTCGCGCTCTTCGGCATCCCGCAGACGCGGCCCGCGATGACCGAGGAGGAGATGAAGGCGGTGATCAACATCGGGCACGCCGAAGGACTCCTCGAAAAGGAGGAGCGCGAGAGGATGGTGCGCGTGCTCGAGTTCGGCGACCGCCGCGTGTCGGAGGTGATGGTGCCCCGGCCCCGCATCGTCGCGATCCCGGAGACCGCGTCCTATGCGGAGACGCACGATCTCTTCTCGCAGCACATGTTCTCCCGCATTCCCGTCTACCGCGACTCCCTCGACAACGTCGTCGGAATCCTGAAGGCGAAGGACCTCTTCGACCTGACCCCCGACCAAATCGCGTCGTTCACTCCCGCGCGGTACGCGTCGCCGCCGTTCCTCGTTCCCGAATTCAAGAGCCTCGACGCGCTGTTTCGCGAGATGCGGCGGCGCAAGCAGCACATGGCGATCGCGATCGACGAGTACGGCGGCACGGCCGGCCTCGTGACGATCGAGGATGCGATCGAGGCGCTCCTCGGCTCGATCCAGGACGAGTACGACGAGGAGGCGCCCGGGTTCACGAAACTGGACGAGCGAACCTACATCCTCGACGGCAGCTTCCGGCTCGCCGACCTCGAGAGCCGCTTCGGCCTGCAGTACCCGAACGCGATCGACGAGACCGTCGCCGGCCTCCTGCTCCAGCGCTTCGGCCGGGTTCCCGGGAAGGGGGATCGGCTGCGCGGCCGGCAGGCGGAGTACGTCGTGCTCGAGGCCTCCCCCTCGGCGATCAAGCGCGTCAAGATGATCCTCCCGCGGAATTCCGGGGCCCCGGCTACAATGCCCTAG
- a CDS encoding isocitrate/isopropylmalate family dehydrogenase has product MTEPPRVATLLRGDGVGPEVTDAVLSIFEKAGARVVFEEVSAGLESQRAQGDPLPPEVLDSIRKNGTALKGPLTTPVGGGFKSVNVRLRQNLDLYANLRPVSNFANVPTRFTGVDLVIVRENTEDLYAGLEHVVVPGVVESLKIITEKASTRIARFAFEYALKHGRRRVTVVHKANIMKLSDGLFLECFRRVAAEYTEIRADERIVDALCMDLVLRPETYDVLLLENLYGDIVSDLAAGLVGGLGVVGSANLGLDYAVFEAVHGSAPDIAGKDLANPTALLVSAIMMLDHFDQQEAAGRIRRALEGTYAAGIRTKDLGGAAGTKSFTRAILDRL; this is encoded by the coding sequence ATGACGGAACCGCCCCGGGTCGCCACGCTCCTCCGCGGAGACGGAGTCGGTCCCGAAGTCACCGACGCGGTGCTGTCGATCTTCGAGAAGGCCGGCGCACGGGTCGTCTTCGAGGAGGTGAGCGCGGGGCTCGAATCGCAGCGCGCGCAGGGAGATCCTCTCCCTCCCGAGGTCCTCGACTCGATCCGCAAGAACGGGACCGCGCTGAAAGGGCCGCTGACGACCCCCGTCGGCGGCGGCTTCAAGTCCGTCAACGTGCGCCTCCGCCAGAACCTCGACCTCTACGCCAACCTCCGCCCGGTCTCGAACTTCGCGAACGTCCCGACGCGGTTCACCGGCGTCGACCTGGTCATCGTCCGGGAGAACACCGAGGACCTCTACGCCGGGCTCGAGCACGTCGTCGTCCCCGGCGTCGTCGAGTCGCTGAAGATCATCACGGAGAAGGCGTCGACGCGCATCGCGCGCTTCGCCTTCGAGTACGCCCTGAAGCACGGCCGCCGCCGGGTGACGGTCGTCCACAAGGCGAACATCATGAAGCTCTCCGACGGCCTCTTCCTCGAATGCTTTCGCCGCGTCGCCGCCGAATACACGGAGATCCGGGCCGACGAGAGGATCGTCGACGCGCTCTGCATGGACCTCGTGCTCAGGCCCGAGACCTACGACGTGCTGCTCCTCGAGAACCTCTACGGCGACATCGTCTCCGACCTCGCCGCGGGGCTCGTCGGGGGGCTCGGCGTCGTCGGGAGCGCGAATCTCGGCCTCGACTACGCCGTCTTCGAGGCCGTGCACGGGTCGGCCCCGGACATCGCCGGGAAGGACCTTGCCAATCCGACCGCGCTCCTCGTCTCCGCGATCATGATGCTCGACCACTTCGACCAGCAGGAAGCCGCCGGGCGGATCCGGCGCGCCCTCGAAGGAACGTACGCCGCCGGGATCCGGACGAAGGACCTCGGCGGCGCGGCCGGGACGAAGTCCTTCACCAGGGCGATTCTGGACAGGCTGTAG
- a CDS encoding homocysteine S-methyltransferase family protein: MADTFLSRLRSGPPLLLDSAMGSELERRGLELDVPLWSARALVEAPELVAEIHRENVEAGAGLLTANTFRTTRTALDESGNADRAEELTRRAVRLAREAAGSAKGPVLVAGSVAPLFDCYRPDLVPEDVRALEEAHAELAGALASAGVDLLLLETFGTRREVLAAARAAARTPLPFAACVTTDGEGRLLSGEDLAGTADALWDAGAAAVCVNCVSSGRIGADVARLAETAAGRSFGAYANILSDGDSPAHYANGAGEWLDLGARIVGGCCGTTPSHTAALRAMIDARRG, from the coding sequence ATGGCGGACACGTTCCTCTCCCGACTCCGATCCGGGCCGCCGCTCCTCCTCGACTCGGCGATGGGGAGCGAGCTCGAGCGGCGGGGGCTGGAGCTCGACGTGCCGCTCTGGTCCGCGCGGGCGCTCGTGGAGGCGCCGGAGCTCGTCGCCGAGATCCACCGCGAGAACGTCGAGGCGGGCGCGGGCCTCCTCACCGCGAACACGTTCCGGACCACCCGGACCGCCCTCGACGAGAGCGGAAACGCCGACCGCGCCGAAGAGCTGACGCGCCGGGCCGTGCGCCTGGCGCGGGAAGCGGCCGGGTCCGCCAAGGGGCCGGTGCTCGTCGCGGGCTCCGTCGCCCCGCTCTTCGACTGCTACCGGCCCGACCTCGTGCCCGAAGACGTGAGAGCGCTCGAAGAGGCGCACGCCGAGCTCGCGGGAGCGCTGGCGTCGGCCGGGGTCGACCTCCTGCTCCTCGAGACGTTCGGCACGCGCCGGGAAGTCCTCGCGGCGGCGCGGGCCGCCGCGAGGACGCCTCTTCCGTTCGCGGCTTGCGTCACGACCGACGGCGAAGGCCGCCTGCTCTCGGGAGAGGACCTGGCCGGGACCGCGGACGCGTTGTGGGACGCGGGCGCGGCGGCCGTGTGCGTCAACTGCGTGTCGAGCGGCCGGATCGGCGCCGACGTCGCCCGTCTGGCGGAAACGGCGGCCGGCCGCTCGTTCGGCGCCTACGCGAACATCCTTTCGGACGGAGATTCGCCCGCGCATTACGCGAATGGTGCCGGGGAATGGCTCGACCTCGGCGCCCGGATCGTCGGCGGCTGCTGCGGGACGACGCCGTCGCACACGGCCGCCCTGCGGGCAATGATCGACGCGCGCCGCGGCTGA
- the ettA gene encoding energy-dependent translational throttle protein EttA: protein MAQQYIFTMQNLRKVVPPHKEILRGVWLSFYPGAKIGVLGLNGAGKSTVLRIMAGEDSEFQGEAYPAEGTRIGYLPQDPKLDPSKDVLGNVEMGVAPIRALLSRFDELNEKLGSALSDAEMEKVMAEHGKVQDAIDAAGGWDLDKTLELAMDALRCPPPDADVTKISGGEKRRVALCKVLLEKPDMLLLDEPTNHLDAESVAWLERHLAEFPGTVVAVTHDRYFLDNVAQWILELDRGAGIPWKGNYSSWLEQKEARLATEEKQESAKRRALQRELEWVRMSPRARHAKSKARLEKYESLLNEQGPDARNETQEIYIPPGPRLGDVVVRAEHVRKSYGDRVLMDDLNFDLPRGGIVGVIGPNGAGKTTLFRMIMGEEKPDAGKLTVGDTVVASYVDQNRERPDAGKTVHDELSQGQDLVALGKRTIPSRAYCAMFNFKGADQQKKVADLSGGEMNRLHLARTLKKGGNLLLLDEPTNDLDVETLRALEEAVLGFGGCAVIISHDRWFLDRVATHILAFEGDSQTTWFEGNFADYEADRKRRLGAEADRPHRIKYKKLTRA from the coding sequence TTGGCCCAGCAGTACATCTTCACGATGCAGAACCTGCGGAAGGTGGTCCCGCCGCACAAGGAGATCCTTCGCGGCGTATGGCTCTCCTTCTATCCGGGCGCGAAGATCGGCGTCCTCGGCTTGAACGGCGCCGGAAAGTCCACGGTGCTCCGCATCATGGCGGGCGAAGACTCGGAGTTCCAGGGCGAGGCGTATCCGGCCGAGGGGACGCGGATCGGCTATCTCCCGCAGGACCCGAAGCTCGATCCTTCCAAAGACGTCCTCGGAAACGTCGAGATGGGCGTGGCCCCGATTCGCGCGCTGCTCTCCCGCTTCGACGAATTGAACGAGAAGCTCGGGTCCGCGCTCTCGGACGCGGAGATGGAAAAGGTCATGGCCGAGCACGGGAAGGTGCAGGACGCGATCGACGCCGCCGGCGGCTGGGACCTCGACAAGACGCTCGAGCTCGCGATGGACGCGCTTCGCTGCCCGCCTCCGGACGCGGACGTGACGAAGATCTCGGGCGGCGAGAAGCGCCGCGTCGCGCTGTGCAAGGTGCTCCTCGAAAAGCCCGACATGCTGCTTCTCGACGAGCCGACGAACCACCTCGACGCCGAGTCGGTCGCGTGGCTCGAGCGGCATCTGGCGGAGTTTCCGGGCACCGTCGTCGCGGTGACCCATGACCGCTACTTTCTCGACAACGTCGCGCAGTGGATCCTCGAGCTCGACCGCGGGGCCGGAATTCCGTGGAAGGGAAACTACTCCTCCTGGCTCGAGCAGAAGGAGGCGCGCCTGGCGACCGAGGAGAAGCAGGAATCGGCCAAGCGCCGGGCGCTCCAGCGGGAGCTCGAGTGGGTGCGAATGTCGCCGAGGGCGCGGCATGCCAAGAGCAAGGCGCGGCTCGAGAAGTACGAATCGCTCTTGAACGAGCAGGGACCCGACGCCCGGAACGAGACGCAGGAGATCTATATCCCGCCCGGGCCGCGCCTGGGCGACGTCGTCGTGCGCGCCGAACACGTGCGCAAGAGCTACGGCGACCGCGTGCTGATGGACGACCTGAACTTCGACCTCCCGCGCGGCGGGATCGTCGGGGTCATCGGTCCCAACGGCGCCGGGAAGACGACGCTCTTCCGCATGATCATGGGGGAGGAGAAGCCCGACGCCGGAAAGCTCACGGTCGGCGACACGGTCGTCGCTTCTTACGTCGACCAGAACCGCGAGCGACCGGACGCCGGGAAGACCGTCCACGACGAGCTCTCTCAGGGGCAGGACCTCGTCGCGCTCGGGAAGCGCACGATCCCGTCGCGCGCCTACTGCGCGATGTTCAACTTCAAGGGCGCGGACCAGCAGAAGAAGGTCGCCGACCTCTCGGGCGGCGAGATGAACCGCCTGCATCTGGCGCGGACGCTGAAGAAGGGCGGGAACCTCCTTCTCCTCGACGAGCCGACCAACGACCTCGACGTCGAGACGCTCCGCGCTCTGGAAGAGGCCGTCCTCGGCTTCGGCGGCTGCGCGGTGATCATCTCGCACGACCGGTGGTTCCTCGACCGCGTCGCCACGCACATCCTCGCGTTCGAGGGCGATTCGCAGACGACGTGGTTCGAGGGGAACTTCGCCGACTACGAGGCGGACCGGAAGCGCCGGCTGGGCGCCGAGGCGGATCGGCCGCATCGCATCAAGTACAAGAAGCTCACCCGCGCGTAG
- a CDS encoding PD-(D/E)XK nuclease family protein has translation MTGSSRATGHRVFFGSFPALEPRLFEEIAGLQEGDPLRPVTIVAASNLLGVNLRRRYVEWREVRGLSPAHGGLSFSTLEAFAAQVAGPGDPPLPPFGEFALISSALARLPESRVFGDLAGRPELVPSIEATLRDLADAGVAPKAFRAFVQKGALSAERRLLLGALARLYEELDRGNAGRETRATTFRRSAASRDAAAEPLLLYGFYDATGLQKEFLAAAARRRPVAAFVPRPPGRYGEFADPFLRWAEERLPAPLETVAAPDDPLDDFVRRLGGDPDAPVPSGNAVRLVSAAGAAGERTEIAREILMAAEAGVPLHAIGVVVRESSAWSGALSRELARVGIPNFELSAESAASSPLGRAVRIWWDLEEREFPREDVLDLFDLFRSAGVVDSPESARDLARRAGIVRGAADWTERLRRLAEAPRSETEGRAARSFAAECNRLVASAREWPRAPLEWTAWSAEIARRLEALFAPEAVPAPLVSAAEAVGALGPLGGAVERGSAAHVFFGALEEQRQASGRLGVDGVFIGSAMAARGLTFAMTIVAHLVEREFPAPGRPDPLLFDAERRALAAETGRPVPLKVEARGMEERALFGIAAGSAREILVLTASRRDEALTRDCLPSPFFADAERAASPGAGVATRAVEMGVPVTFGPSVSEAEAFDRALARSGAATVASVFAPLARALVRQDLAHAPVWTAFEGRLGPAARDALARHRPSALDSLSASRVAWFATCPYRYFLRSVQGMREWDEADRAAELDPLSLGNTFHDAARRLVAASRDWPPLPAEVVALAARVSEEALARHEEKNAPVVPALVRELARDRIEALLRAWLAFEADRGNSLRPAAAERPLGAGGEPFVLDAGAFPVRFEGSIDRVDEDRGGRPARVVDYKVKMAPGFAKEFRGGGRIVGGEAVQLPVYALAVGGEVASEYLVLHGGSSGPAVESVSFSPEETEEAIAALRSFLAGMEAAVASGTFVPRTAARLRKDPCGVCECADVCGPGHKVRFAAKDDDPDPAVRALLALRRLP, from the coding sequence TTGACGGGGTCATCGCGCGCGACGGGTCATCGCGTCTTCTTCGGGTCCTTCCCGGCTCTCGAACCGCGCCTCTTCGAGGAGATCGCCGGGCTCCAGGAGGGCGATCCTCTCCGCCCCGTCACGATCGTCGCGGCGTCGAACCTCCTCGGGGTGAATCTGCGGCGGCGCTACGTCGAGTGGCGCGAGGTTCGGGGTCTTTCCCCCGCCCACGGCGGGCTCTCCTTCTCGACGCTCGAGGCGTTCGCGGCGCAGGTCGCGGGGCCGGGCGATCCCCCGCTCCCGCCTTTCGGCGAATTCGCGCTGATCTCGTCCGCTCTCGCGCGCCTTCCGGAGTCGCGGGTCTTCGGCGACCTCGCGGGGAGGCCCGAGCTCGTCCCGTCGATCGAGGCGACCCTCCGCGATCTCGCGGACGCCGGCGTCGCCCCGAAGGCATTCCGCGCGTTCGTCCAGAAGGGAGCGCTCTCGGCCGAGCGCCGGCTCCTGCTGGGCGCCCTCGCGCGGCTCTACGAGGAGCTCGATCGGGGGAACGCGGGCCGGGAGACGAGGGCGACGACGTTCCGGCGCTCGGCGGCCTCGCGCGACGCCGCCGCGGAACCGCTCCTGCTCTATGGCTTCTACGATGCGACCGGCCTCCAGAAGGAGTTCCTCGCGGCGGCGGCGCGGCGGCGGCCCGTCGCGGCGTTCGTTCCCCGTCCGCCGGGACGGTACGGCGAGTTCGCGGATCCGTTTCTCCGATGGGCCGAGGAGCGGCTCCCGGCCCCCCTCGAGACCGTCGCCGCGCCCGACGATCCGCTCGACGACTTCGTCCGCCGCCTCGGCGGCGACCCCGACGCGCCCGTTCCTTCCGGGAACGCCGTGCGGCTCGTGTCCGCCGCGGGTGCGGCCGGAGAACGGACCGAGATCGCGCGCGAGATCCTGATGGCGGCCGAGGCCGGCGTTCCGCTGCACGCCATCGGCGTCGTCGTCCGCGAATCGAGCGCATGGTCCGGCGCGCTCTCGCGGGAGCTCGCGCGCGTGGGGATCCCGAATTTCGAGCTCTCGGCCGAGTCGGCCGCCTCATCCCCCCTCGGCCGCGCCGTCCGGATCTGGTGGGACCTCGAGGAGCGCGAATTTCCGCGCGAGGACGTCCTCGACCTCTTCGATCTCTTCCGAAGCGCCGGGGTCGTCGATTCCCCCGAGTCGGCGCGCGACCTCGCACGCCGCGCGGGCATCGTCCGCGGCGCCGCCGACTGGACCGAGCGGCTCCGCCGGCTCGCGGAAGCGCCCCGCTCCGAAACGGAAGGACGGGCGGCCCGATCGTTCGCGGCCGAGTGCAACCGGCTGGTCGCATCCGCGCGGGAGTGGCCGAGGGCGCCGCTCGAATGGACCGCATGGTCGGCCGAGATCGCGCGGCGTCTCGAAGCGCTCTTCGCTCCGGAGGCCGTCCCGGCGCCGCTGGTCTCCGCGGCGGAAGCGGTCGGCGCCCTCGGGCCGCTCGGAGGCGCCGTCGAGCGCGGTTCGGCGGCGCACGTTTTCTTCGGCGCCCTGGAGGAGCAGCGCCAGGCGTCCGGCCGGCTCGGCGTCGACGGCGTGTTCATCGGATCGGCGATGGCCGCACGCGGGCTGACCTTCGCGATGACGATCGTCGCCCACCTCGTCGAGCGGGAATTCCCCGCGCCGGGGCGCCCCGATCCCCTCCTTTTCGACGCCGAGCGCCGCGCGCTCGCCGCCGAGACGGGCCGGCCCGTGCCGCTCAAGGTGGAGGCCCGGGGCATGGAGGAGCGCGCGCTCTTCGGCATCGCGGCGGGATCCGCGAGGGAGATCCTCGTCCTGACCGCCTCGCGGCGCGACGAGGCGCTGACGCGCGACTGTCTTCCCTCACCCTTCTTCGCCGACGCCGAGCGCGCCGCTTCCCCGGGCGCCGGAGTTGCGACGCGGGCCGTGGAGATGGGCGTCCCCGTGACGTTCGGGCCGAGCGTCTCCGAGGCCGAGGCGTTCGACCGGGCGCTCGCGCGCTCGGGCGCCGCCACGGTCGCGTCGGTCTTCGCGCCGCTCGCGCGGGCGCTCGTCCGGCAGGACCTCGCCCACGCGCCCGTGTGGACGGCCTTCGAGGGCCGGCTCGGCCCCGCGGCCCGCGATGCGCTCGCGCGGCACCGGCCGAGCGCGCTCGATTCCCTGTCCGCATCGCGCGTCGCGTGGTTCGCGACCTGCCCCTACCGATACTTCCTCCGGAGCGTCCAGGGAATGCGGGAGTGGGACGAGGCCGACCGCGCCGCCGAGCTCGATCCGCTCTCGCTCGGCAACACGTTCCACGACGCCGCACGCCGGCTCGTCGCCGCCTCGCGCGACTGGCCGCCGCTCCCGGCCGAGGTCGTCGCGCTCGCCGCCCGCGTCTCCGAGGAGGCGCTCGCGCGGCACGAGGAGAAGAACGCGCCGGTCGTGCCCGCGCTCGTCCGCGAGCTCGCCCGGGACCGCATCGAGGCGCTCCTCCGGGCCTGGCTCGCGTTCGAGGCCGATCGCGGAAACTCGCTGCGTCCGGCCGCCGCGGAGCGCCCGCTCGGAGCGGGCGGCGAGCCCTTCGTGCTCGACGCGGGAGCTTTCCCGGTTCGCTTCGAGGGTTCGATCGACCGCGTCGACGAGGACCGCGGCGGGCGGCCCGCGCGCGTCGTCGACTACAAGGTGAAGATGGCGCCGGGGTTCGCGAAGGAGTTTCGCGGGGGCGGGCGCATCGTGGGCGGCGAAGCCGTTCAGCTCCCGGTTTATGCCCTCGCGGTGGGCGGCGAGGTCGCTTCCGAATACCTCGTCCTGCACGGCGGAAGCTCGGGACCCGCCGTCGAATCCGTTTCCTTCTCTCCGGAGGAAACGGAGGAGGCGATCGCCGCCCTCCGCTCCTTCCTCGCCGGAATGGAAGCGGCGGTCGCATCGGGGACCTTCGTTCCCCGAACCGCCGCCCGCCTCCGGAAGGATCCCTGCGGGGTGTGCGAGTGCGCCGACGTCTGCGGTCCCGGACACAAGGTCCGGTTCGCGGCCAAGGACGACGACCCCGATCCCGCGGTCCGCGCGCTTCTCGCGCTCCGGAGGCTGCCGTGA